A single genomic interval of Orcinus orca chromosome 19, mOrcOrc1.1, whole genome shotgun sequence harbors:
- the OTOP3 gene encoding proton channel OTOP3: MGKGWGSCFYFQRPDQRGCLACLGPTALRGRSGIDPRTAWQPTGTLSPSPAPTEAPPMASPEAQETGETPAKENHAATGAEQTRAPASPLSRSWLVRHFSLLLRRDRQAQKAGQLFSGLLALNMVFLGGAFICSMIFNNVAITLGDVWILLAALKALALLWLLYYTARTTRRPQAVLHRDPHAGPAWVRGSLVLFGSCAICLNVFRVGYGMSHIRCKSQLELIFPAVEIIFIGIQTWVLWKHSKDCVQIQTNFTRCGLMLTLATNLLLWLLAVTNDSMHHEIETELSALMEKFSGNNTNTCLCLNVTACEVFQKGYLMLYPFSTEYSLICCGMLFVMWKNVGRRLTPHTGSHPGTPPFHLHGAILGPVLGLLVLVAGTCVFVLFQIQASGPAIARQYFTIYYGFHAAALPTMSLACLAGMAIHGLEERELDTLKNPTRSLDVVLLMGAALGQMGISYFSIVAIVATRPHELLNHLILAYSLLLILQHIAQNLFIIEGLHRRPLWEAAPESLAGKWEAEPPHRGSLLELGQDLRQASLAYIHSYSHLNWKRRALKEISLFLILCNITLWMMPAFGIHPEFENGLEKDFYGYRTWFTIVNFGLPLGVFYRMHSVGVLVEVYLGA, translated from the exons ATGGGCAAAGG ATGGGGCAGCTGCTTTTATTTCCAACGTCCTGACCAGAGAGGTTGCTTAGCTTGCCTAGGTCCCACAGCGCTTAGAGGCAGAAGCGGAATTGACCCCAGGACGGCTTGGCAGCCAACCGGAACCCtgtctccctccccagcccctactGAGGCTCCACCCATGGCCTCTCCAGAAGCACAGGAGACTGGAGAGACCCCGGCCAAGGAGAACCACGCGGCCACGGGGGCCGAGCAGACAAGGGCCCCCGCCTCGCCCCTCAGCAGGTCCTGGCTGGTGCGGCACTTCTCACTGCTGCTGCGCCGGGACCGGCAGGCCCAGAAGGCCGGGCAGCTCTTCTCGGGGCTCCTGGCCCTCAACATGGTGTTCTTGGGCGGAGCCTTCATCTGCAGCATGATCTTCAACAACGTGGCCATCACGCTGGGGGATGTGTGGATCCTGCTGGCAGCGCTGAAGGCCCTGGCCCTCCTTTGGCTTCTCTACTACACCGCCAGGACCACCCGCCGGCCGCAAGCCGTGCTCCACCGGGACCCGCACGCAGGACCCGCTTGGGTGCGCG GCTCCCTGGTGCTCTTTGGTAGCTGCGCCATCTGCCTCAACGTCTTCCGCGTGGGCTACGGCATGAGCCACATCCGCTGTAAGTCACAGCTGGAGCTCATCTTCCCGGCCGTCGAGATCATCTTCATCGGCATCCAG ACCTGGGTGCTCTGGAAGCACTCTAAGGACTGCGTTCAGATCCAGACCAACTTCACTAG GTGTGGCTTGATGCTGACGCTGGCCACGAATCTGCTGCTGTGGCTTCTGGCCGTCACCAACGACTCCATGCACCATGAGATCGAGACCGAGCTCAGCGCCCTCATGGAAAAGTTCTCAG gcAACAACACCAACACCTGTCTGTGCCTCAACGTCACCGCGTGTGAGGTCTTCCAGAAGGGCTACCTGATGCTCTACCCCTTCAGCACTGAGTACTCCCTCATCTGCTGTGGCATGCTCTTCGTCATGTGGAAGAACGTGGGCCGCCGCCTGACACCCCACACGGGCTCCCACCCCGGCACCCCGCCCTTCCACCTGCACGGGGCCATCTTAGGGCCGGTGCTGGGCCTGCTGGTCCTGGTGGCAGGCACGTGTGTCTTCGTGCTCTTCCAGATCCAAGCAAGTGGCCCTGCCATCGCGCGCCAGTACTTCACCATCTACTACGGCTTCCATGCAGCCGCACTGCCCACTATGAGCCTGGCGTGCCTGGCGGGCATGGCCATCCATGGGCTGGAGGAGCGAGAGCTAGACACGCTCAAGAATCCCACCCGCAGCCTGGACGTGGTGCTGCTGATGGGCGCGGCGCTGGGCCAGATGGGCATCTCCTACTTCTCTATCGTGGCCATCGTGGCCACTCGCCCCCACGAGCTACTCAACCACCTCATCCTGGCCTATTCGCTGCTTCTCATCCTGCAGCACATAGCCCAGAACCTCTTCATCATCGAGGGCCTGCACCGGCGCCCACTCTGGGAAGCAGCTCCCGAGAGCCTGGCGGGGAAGTGGGAGGCCGAGCCTCCCCACAGGGGCTCCCTGCTGGAGCTGGGCCAGGACCTGCGGCAGGCCTCGCTGGCCTACATCCACTCCTACAGCCACCTCAACTGGAAGCGGCGGGCCCTCAAGGAGATCTCACTCTTCCTCATCCTCTGCAACATCACA ctgTGGATGATGCCTGCTTTCGGCATACACCCCGAGTTCGAGAACGGGCTGGAAAAGGATTTCTATGGCTACCGGACATGGTTCACCATCGTCAACTTCGGCCTGCCTCTGGGCGTCTTCTACCGTATGCACTCCGTCGGGGTGCTGGTGGAGGTCTACTTGGGGGCCTGA
- the HID1 gene encoding protein HID1 isoform X2, whose protein sequence is MGSADSKLNFRKAVIQLTTKTQPVEATDDAFWDQFWADTATSVQDVFALVPAAEIRAVREESPSNLATLCYKAVEKLVQGAESGCHSEKEKQIVLNCSRLLTRVLPYIFEDPDWRGFFWSTVPGAGRGAGEDDDENARPLAESLLLAVADLLFCPDFTVQSHRRSTDSAEDIHSLDSCEYIWEAGVGFAHSPQPNYNHDMNRMELLKLLLTCFSEAMYLPPAPDSSSVNPWVQFFCSTENRHALPLFTSLLNTVCAYDPVGYGIPYNHLLFSDHREPLVEEAAQVLIVSLDHDGATPTVDGTTTGTAMDDADPPGPENLFVNYLSRIHREEDFQFILKGIARLLSNPLLQTYLPNSTKKIQFHQELLVLFWKLCDFNKKFLFFVLKSSDVLDILVPILYFLNDARADQSRVGLMHIGVFILLLLSGERNFGVRLNKPYSVRVPMDIPVFTGTHADLLIVVFHKIITSGHQRLQPLFDCLLTIVVNVSPYLKSLSMVAANKLLHLLEAFSTTWFLFSAAQNHHLVFFLLEVFNNIIQYQFDGNSNLVYAIIRKRSVFHQLANLPTDPPTIHKALQRRRRAPEALSRTSSQEGVSMEGSHPAAPAEPGTLKASLVATPGIEKLTEKSQVSEDGTLRSLEPAPQQNSAECSPASEEPSQAWREQRRLSSASAGGQWSPTSEWVLSWKSKLPLQTIMRLLQVLVPQVEKICIDKGLTDESEILRFLQHGTLVGLLPVPHPILIRKYQANSGTAMWFRTYMWGVIYLRNVDPPVWYDTDVKLFEIQRV, encoded by the exons ATGGGGTCGGCGGACTCCAAGCTGAACTTCCGAAAGGCGGTGATCCAGCTCACCACCAAGACGCAG CCCGTGGAAGCCACTGATGACGCCTTTTGGGACCAGTTCTGGGCAGACACGGCCACCTCGGTTCAGGATGTCTTTGCACTGGTGCCGGCAGCGGAGATCCGCGCAGTGCGAGAGGAGTCGCCCTCCAACCTGGCCACTCTGTGCTACAAG GCTGTTGAGAAGCTGGTGCAGGGAGCTGAGAGCGGCTGCCATTCGGAGAAGGAGAAGCAGATTGTCCTGAACTGCAGCCGGCTGCTCACCCGCGTGCTGCCCTACATCTTTGAGGACCCTGACTGGAGGGGCTTCTTCTGGTCCACAGTGCCCGGGGCCGGGCGAGGAGCG GGAGAGGACGATGATGAGAACGCGCGGCCCCTGGCCGAGTCCCTGCTCCTGGCCGTCGCTGATCTGCTCTTCTGCCCAGATTTCACCGTCCAGAGCCACCGGAGGAGCACC GACTCGGCGGAGGACATCCACTCTCTGGACAGCTGTGAATACATCTGGGAGGCTGGTGTGGGCTTTGCTCACTCCCCCCAGCCCAACTACAACCACGACATGAACCG GATGGAGCTGCTGAAACTGCTGCTGACGTGCTTTTCTGAGGCCATGTACCTGCCCCCAGCTCCAGACAGCAGCAGCGTCAATCCATGGGTGCAGTTTTTTTGTTCCACAGAGAACAG ACACGCCCTGCCCCTCTTCACCTCCCTCCTCAACACCGTGTGTGCCTATGACCCTGTGGGCTACGGGATCCCCTACAACCACCTGCTCTTCTCTGACCACCGGGAACCCCTGGTGGAGGAAGCTGCCCAAGTGCTCATTGTCAGCTTGGACCATGACGGCGCCACGCCCACCGTGGACGGTACCACCACAGGCACGGCCATGGATGATGCTGAC CCTCCAGGGCCCGAGAACCTGTTTGTGAACTACCTGTCCCGCATCCATCGCGAGGAG gaCTTCCAGTTCATCCTCAAGGGCATAGCCCGGCTGCTCTCCAACCCCCTGCTCCAGACCTACCTGCCCAACTCCACCAAGAAGATCCAGTTCCACCAGGAGTTGCTGGTCCTCTTCTGGAAGCTCTGCGACTTCAACAAG AAATTCCTCTTCTTTGTGCTGAAGAGCAGTGATGTGCTGGATATCCTGGTGCCCATCCTCTACTTCCTCAACGATGCCCGAGCAGACCAGT CTCGGGTGGGCCTGATGCACATCGGCGTCTTCATCCTGCTGCTTCTGAGCGGCGAACGGAACTTCGGGGTGCGGCTGAACAAGCCCTACTCAGTGCGCGTGCCTATGGACATCCCGGTCTTCACCGGCACCCACGCCGACCTGCTCATTGTG GTTTTCCACAAGATCATCACCAGCGGGCACCAGCGGCTGCAGCCCCTCTTCGATTGTCTGCTCACCATCGTCGTCAACG TGTCCCCCTACCTCAAGAGCCTGTCCATGGTGGCCGCCAACAAGCTGCTGCACCTGCTGGAGGCCTTCTCCACCACCTGGTTCCTCTTCTCTGCCGCCCAGAACCACCACCTGGTCTTCTTCCTCCTGGAGGTCTTCAACAACATCATCCAGTACCAGTTTGACG GCAACTCCAACCTGGTCTATGCCATCATCCGAAAGCGCAGCGTCTTCCACCAGCTGGCCAACCTGCCCACTGACCCGCCCACCATCCACAAGGCGCTGCAGCGGCGCCGCCGGGCTCCCGAGGCCTTGTCCCGCACCAGCTCACAGGAGGGCGTGTCTATGGAGGGCTCCCACCCCGCTGCCCCCGCCGAGCCGGGCACCCTCAAGGCCAGCCTGGTGGCCACCCCAG GCATCGAGAAGCTGACGGAGAAGTCCCAGGTGTCAGAGGATGGTACCTTGCGATCCCTGGAGCCTGCACCCCAGCAGAACTCGGCAGAGTGCAGCCCAGCCTCGGAG GAGCCCAGCCAGGCGTGGCGGGAGCAGCGGCGACTGTCCAGCGCATCAGCCGGTGGGCAGTGGAGCCCGACGTCGGAGTGG GTCCTCTCCTGGAAGTCGAAGCTGCCGCTGCAAACCATCATGAGGTTGCTGCAGGTGCTGGTTCCCCAGGTGGAGAAGATCTGCATTGACAA GGGCCTGACGGACGAGTCAGAGATCCTGCGGTTCCTGCAACATGGCACCCTGGTGGGGCTGCTGCCCGTGCCCCACCCCATCCTCATCCGCAAGTACCAGGCCAACTCGGGCACGGCCATGTGGTTCCGCACCTACATGTGGGGCGTCATCTATCTGAG GAACGTGGACCCACCTGTCTGGTACGACACAGACGTGAAGCTGTTTGAGATCCAGCGGGTGTGA
- the HID1 gene encoding protein HID1 isoform X1, whose amino-acid sequence MGSADSKLNFRKAVIQLTTKTQPVEATDDAFWDQFWADTATSVQDVFALVPAAEIRAVREESPSNLATLCYKAVEKLVQGAESGCHSEKEKQIVLNCSRLLTRVLPYIFEDPDWRGFFWSTVPGAGRGAGEDDDENARPLAESLLLAVADLLFCPDFTVQSHRRSTVDSAEDIHSLDSCEYIWEAGVGFAHSPQPNYNHDMNRMELLKLLLTCFSEAMYLPPAPDSSSVNPWVQFFCSTENRHALPLFTSLLNTVCAYDPVGYGIPYNHLLFSDHREPLVEEAAQVLIVSLDHDGATPTVDGTTTGTAMDDADPPGPENLFVNYLSRIHREEDFQFILKGIARLLSNPLLQTYLPNSTKKIQFHQELLVLFWKLCDFNKKFLFFVLKSSDVLDILVPILYFLNDARADQSRVGLMHIGVFILLLLSGERNFGVRLNKPYSVRVPMDIPVFTGTHADLLIVVFHKIITSGHQRLQPLFDCLLTIVVNVSPYLKSLSMVAANKLLHLLEAFSTTWFLFSAAQNHHLVFFLLEVFNNIIQYQFDGNSNLVYAIIRKRSVFHQLANLPTDPPTIHKALQRRRRAPEALSRTSSQEGVSMEGSHPAAPAEPGTLKASLVATPGIEKLTEKSQVSEDGTLRSLEPAPQQNSAECSPASEEPSQAWREQRRLSSASAGGQWSPTSEWVLSWKSKLPLQTIMRLLQVLVPQVEKICIDKGLTDESEILRFLQHGTLVGLLPVPHPILIRKYQANSGTAMWFRTYMWGVIYLRNVDPPVWYDTDVKLFEIQRV is encoded by the exons ATGGGGTCGGCGGACTCCAAGCTGAACTTCCGAAAGGCGGTGATCCAGCTCACCACCAAGACGCAG CCCGTGGAAGCCACTGATGACGCCTTTTGGGACCAGTTCTGGGCAGACACGGCCACCTCGGTTCAGGATGTCTTTGCACTGGTGCCGGCAGCGGAGATCCGCGCAGTGCGAGAGGAGTCGCCCTCCAACCTGGCCACTCTGTGCTACAAG GCTGTTGAGAAGCTGGTGCAGGGAGCTGAGAGCGGCTGCCATTCGGAGAAGGAGAAGCAGATTGTCCTGAACTGCAGCCGGCTGCTCACCCGCGTGCTGCCCTACATCTTTGAGGACCCTGACTGGAGGGGCTTCTTCTGGTCCACAGTGCCCGGGGCCGGGCGAGGAGCG GGAGAGGACGATGATGAGAACGCGCGGCCCCTGGCCGAGTCCCTGCTCCTGGCCGTCGCTGATCTGCTCTTCTGCCCAGATTTCACCGTCCAGAGCCACCGGAGGAGCACCGTG GACTCGGCGGAGGACATCCACTCTCTGGACAGCTGTGAATACATCTGGGAGGCTGGTGTGGGCTTTGCTCACTCCCCCCAGCCCAACTACAACCACGACATGAACCG GATGGAGCTGCTGAAACTGCTGCTGACGTGCTTTTCTGAGGCCATGTACCTGCCCCCAGCTCCAGACAGCAGCAGCGTCAATCCATGGGTGCAGTTTTTTTGTTCCACAGAGAACAG ACACGCCCTGCCCCTCTTCACCTCCCTCCTCAACACCGTGTGTGCCTATGACCCTGTGGGCTACGGGATCCCCTACAACCACCTGCTCTTCTCTGACCACCGGGAACCCCTGGTGGAGGAAGCTGCCCAAGTGCTCATTGTCAGCTTGGACCATGACGGCGCCACGCCCACCGTGGACGGTACCACCACAGGCACGGCCATGGATGATGCTGAC CCTCCAGGGCCCGAGAACCTGTTTGTGAACTACCTGTCCCGCATCCATCGCGAGGAG gaCTTCCAGTTCATCCTCAAGGGCATAGCCCGGCTGCTCTCCAACCCCCTGCTCCAGACCTACCTGCCCAACTCCACCAAGAAGATCCAGTTCCACCAGGAGTTGCTGGTCCTCTTCTGGAAGCTCTGCGACTTCAACAAG AAATTCCTCTTCTTTGTGCTGAAGAGCAGTGATGTGCTGGATATCCTGGTGCCCATCCTCTACTTCCTCAACGATGCCCGAGCAGACCAGT CTCGGGTGGGCCTGATGCACATCGGCGTCTTCATCCTGCTGCTTCTGAGCGGCGAACGGAACTTCGGGGTGCGGCTGAACAAGCCCTACTCAGTGCGCGTGCCTATGGACATCCCGGTCTTCACCGGCACCCACGCCGACCTGCTCATTGTG GTTTTCCACAAGATCATCACCAGCGGGCACCAGCGGCTGCAGCCCCTCTTCGATTGTCTGCTCACCATCGTCGTCAACG TGTCCCCCTACCTCAAGAGCCTGTCCATGGTGGCCGCCAACAAGCTGCTGCACCTGCTGGAGGCCTTCTCCACCACCTGGTTCCTCTTCTCTGCCGCCCAGAACCACCACCTGGTCTTCTTCCTCCTGGAGGTCTTCAACAACATCATCCAGTACCAGTTTGACG GCAACTCCAACCTGGTCTATGCCATCATCCGAAAGCGCAGCGTCTTCCACCAGCTGGCCAACCTGCCCACTGACCCGCCCACCATCCACAAGGCGCTGCAGCGGCGCCGCCGGGCTCCCGAGGCCTTGTCCCGCACCAGCTCACAGGAGGGCGTGTCTATGGAGGGCTCCCACCCCGCTGCCCCCGCCGAGCCGGGCACCCTCAAGGCCAGCCTGGTGGCCACCCCAG GCATCGAGAAGCTGACGGAGAAGTCCCAGGTGTCAGAGGATGGTACCTTGCGATCCCTGGAGCCTGCACCCCAGCAGAACTCGGCAGAGTGCAGCCCAGCCTCGGAG GAGCCCAGCCAGGCGTGGCGGGAGCAGCGGCGACTGTCCAGCGCATCAGCCGGTGGGCAGTGGAGCCCGACGTCGGAGTGG GTCCTCTCCTGGAAGTCGAAGCTGCCGCTGCAAACCATCATGAGGTTGCTGCAGGTGCTGGTTCCCCAGGTGGAGAAGATCTGCATTGACAA GGGCCTGACGGACGAGTCAGAGATCCTGCGGTTCCTGCAACATGGCACCCTGGTGGGGCTGCTGCCCGTGCCCCACCCCATCCTCATCCGCAAGTACCAGGCCAACTCGGGCACGGCCATGTGGTTCCGCACCTACATGTGGGGCGTCATCTATCTGAG GAACGTGGACCCACCTGTCTGGTACGACACAGACGTGAAGCTGTTTGAGATCCAGCGGGTGTGA